The Bacteroidales bacterium genome window below encodes:
- a CDS encoding DNA alkylation repair protein: protein MKNNNLSVKNILKEIRANENGPAVDAMERMGLKYSRNFGVSIADLKRIATKYKFNHEIADMLREKNIRETRILAEMIEDSNLVSEEKADKIVSNIDTNELAEQSCLNLFEKLDFADKKAEEWILSEHKFTVVCGFILFSRIALNDKTKKNDFFIKAISVAENSVNNESVFIRKAIARALRQIALRNNNLKKQVLELTNKIKKTGNEYSKLIIEEVEMLIDF, encoded by the coding sequence ATGAAAAATAATAATCTTTCGGTAAAAAACATTCTTAAAGAAATAAGAGCAAATGAAAACGGTCCTGCTGTTGATGCTATGGAAAGAATGGGTTTAAAGTACAGCAGAAATTTCGGTGTAAGCATTGCAGATTTAAAAAGAATAGCAACAAAATATAAATTCAATCATGAAATTGCCGATATGTTAAGAGAAAAAAACATAAGGGAAACGCGAATATTGGCAGAAATGATTGAAGATTCTAATTTAGTTTCGGAAGAAAAAGCAGATAAAATAGTTTCAAATATAGATACAAATGAATTGGCAGAGCAAAGTTGTTTGAACCTTTTTGAAAAACTTGATTTTGCGGATAAAAAAGCAGAGGAATGGATATTATCAGAACATAAATTTACTGTTGTTTGCGGATTTATTCTTTTTTCACGCATTGCTTTAAATGACAAAACAAAAAAGAATGATTTTTTTATAAAAGCAATAAGTGTTGCTGAAAACTCTGTAAATAACGAAAGTGTTTTTATTAGAAAAGCAATTGCAAGAGCTTTAAGGCAAATTGCTTTAAGAAATAATAATTTGAAAAAGCAAGTTCTGGAACTTACTAACAAAATAAAAAAAACCGGCAACGAATATTCAAAGTTAATTATCGAAGAGGTTGAAATGTTGATTGATTTTTAA
- a CDS encoding glycosyltransferase family 2 protein — protein MTNISVVISLLNEEESLPELCGWISKVCNENSFSYEIIMIDDGSTDSSWEIIEKLSSENSNIKGIKFMKNYGKSAAIHEGFSVAKGEVVITMDADLQDNPEEIPELYKMIKEDGFDLVSGWKKKRYDPLFSKNLPSKFFNFIARKVSGLKLHDFNCGFKAYKNKVVKSIEVYGEMHRYIPILVKQAGFKKIDEKVVKHQERKYGKTKFGLSRFINGPLDLLSITFITKFAKRPMHFFGTIGSFSFFAGFVILIYLSIAKLFWQQYSMTERPLFFLGLLAIIFGTQLFLTGLLADLVSRTSQDRNKYQIDKKINLK, from the coding sequence ATGACAAATATTTCCGTAGTTATTTCATTACTTAACGAAGAAGAATCTTTACCGGAACTATGCGGTTGGATTTCCAAGGTTTGTAATGAAAATTCATTTTCTTATGAGATAATTATGATTGACGACGGAAGTACTGACTCATCTTGGGAAATCATTGAAAAACTGTCTTCTGAAAATAGTAATATTAAAGGCATTAAGTTTATGAAGAATTACGGAAAATCCGCAGCAATACACGAAGGTTTTTCCGTTGCAAAAGGCGAAGTCGTAATTACAATGGATGCCGATTTACAAGACAATCCGGAAGAAATTCCCGAACTATACAAAATGATTAAAGAAGACGGCTTTGATTTAGTTTCGGGCTGGAAAAAGAAACGTTACGACCCGCTGTTCAGTAAAAATTTACCGAGTAAGTTTTTTAACTTCATTGCAAGAAAAGTCAGCGGATTAAAATTGCATGATTTTAATTGCGGTTTTAAAGCTTATAAAAACAAAGTTGTAAAAAGCATTGAAGTTTACGGTGAAATGCATCGTTATATTCCTATACTTGTTAAGCAAGCCGGATTTAAAAAGATTGATGAAAAAGTTGTAAAACATCAGGAAAGAAAATACGGAAAAACAAAATTCGGGCTTAGCAGATTTATTAACGGCCCTCTTGATTTGCTTTCCATAACTTTCATTACAAAATTTGCAAAACGCCCGATGCACTTCTTCGGAACAATAGGTTCTTTCAGCTTTTTTGCAGGTTTTGTTATTTTAATCTATTTATCAATAGCAAAATTATTTTGGCAACAATATTCCATGACAGAAAGACCGTTATTTTTCTTGGGTTTGCTGGCAATTATTTTCGGAACACAACTATTTTTAACAGGTTTATTGGCTGATTTAGTTTCCAGAACCTCACAAGACAGAAATAAATATCAAATTGATAAAAAAATAAATCTTAAGTGA